A genome region from Pseudomonas pergaminensis includes the following:
- a CDS encoding DUF1090 family protein, with translation MRLSKLAPSAALFSLIALSAQAADLSALTGALSSALGGANNTTNNTNYSNNASSCQQQVRDLQANINAANAKGDTLRATAYQAALTQTNKSCSNASYNTQAQVDTNPQHQQNVNKAADAINAIGGLFK, from the coding sequence GTCTGATCGCCCTATCCGCACAAGCCGCTGACTTGAGTGCCCTGACGGGAGCTCTGTCCTCTGCTCTGGGTGGTGCAAACAACACCACCAATAACACCAATTACTCCAATAACGCCTCCTCCTGCCAGCAACAGGTCCGCGACCTGCAGGCGAACATCAATGCAGCCAATGCCAAGGGCGATACCTTGCGCGCAACCGCCTATCAAGCTGCGCTGACCCAGACAAACAAGAGCTGCAGTAACGCCAGTTACAACACCCAGGCCCAAGTGGATACCAACCCGCAGCACCAACAAAACGTGAACAAGGCAGCGGATGCGATCAATGCAATCGGTGGGCTGTTTAAATAA
- a CDS encoding fe2+ zn2+ uptake regulation protein, with amino-acid sequence MYNPQVPTDGHSSAAEANFGNGTQAFGKAPEQQGNQRIRHLLKCFGLRTSLIRLKVIDALLTAADNQRTLGVRGVHSHLMELGIPLSFLSVREVLKRLCSEGVITLNTDKSYSLHEEAAKVLDGRA; translated from the coding sequence ATGTACAACCCGCAAGTGCCCACGGATGGACATTCATCGGCTGCCGAGGCCAATTTTGGCAACGGCACACAAGCGTTCGGCAAAGCGCCCGAACAACAAGGCAACCAGCGTATTCGCCACCTGCTCAAGTGTTTTGGCTTGCGCACCAGCCTGATCCGGCTGAAGGTCATCGACGCCCTGCTCACCGCTGCCGACAACCAGCGCACCCTCGGCGTGCGCGGTGTGCACAGCCATTTGATGGAGCTGGGCATCCCGTTGTCGTTTCTGAGCGTGCGCGAAGTGCTCAAGCGCCTGTGCAGCGAGGGCGTGATCACCCTCAATACGGATAAAAGCTACAGCCTCCATGAAGAGGCTGCCAAGGTGCTCGACGGTCGCGCCTGA
- a CDS encoding bifunctional acylase PvdQ — MIISNGLSRVCVAGVLLGVSLAASAREHVTQASADIRRTSYGVPHIRANDERGLGFGIGYAYAQDNLCLLANEVVTVNGQRAKYFGPEQATLEERNNLASDVFFTWLNTPESVAAFWKAQSPQIQQRIEGYVAGYNRYLKEQGAPAQCQAAWVRPLVAADLVKLTRRLLVEGGVGQFAEALVGATPPQANARVETNAKAFELAAANQQRFAFDRGSNAVAVGRDRSFNGRGMLLANPHFPWVGGMRFYQMHLTIPGQLDVMGAALPGLPVINIGFNTHVAWTHTVDTSKHFTLYRLTLDPKDPTRYLLDGKSVPLDKTTVTVQVKQADGSLKDQSRAVYSSQFGPVVQWPGKLDWDSQYAFSLRDANLGNDRVLQQWYAMNRASSLEQLKTSVHTLQGIPWVNTLAADDQGQSLYMNQSVVPNVSAAKLAQCSDPRAGLQLIMLDGARSACAWDIDPRAAQPGIVAADQLPQLQRIDYVQHSNDSAWLANPEAPLTGFSPVISQDHIGLGPRARFALQRLQSLTKPISVTDLQNMVMDNEVYLAGQVLPDLLQFCAKHLGADAATLQPLCSSLKHWDQHANLDSGIGLVHFINLVEHLQQIPDAWRVAFDPAQPLTTPRGLAIDRTDVAKALREAMLASTADVAKRGLTASSTWGEVQVAGQTPIHGGPQELGIYNAMQTVPRADGKREVVSGTSYLQIVTFDDQGPHAQGVLAFSESANPASAHSKDQTQAFSQKKLSPLPFTEAQIKADPQYQQLRIKE, encoded by the coding sequence GTGATTATTTCCAATGGGTTGTCCAGGGTGTGTGTGGCCGGGGTGTTGCTGGGGGTGAGCCTGGCCGCCTCGGCGCGGGAACACGTGACGCAAGCGTCGGCCGACATCCGTCGTACCAGTTACGGCGTACCGCATATCCGCGCCAATGATGAGCGTGGCCTGGGCTTTGGCATTGGCTACGCCTACGCCCAAGACAACCTGTGTCTGCTGGCCAACGAAGTGGTTACGGTGAATGGCCAGCGCGCGAAGTATTTCGGCCCTGAGCAGGCGACCCTGGAAGAGCGCAATAACCTGGCCAGTGATGTGTTTTTCACGTGGCTCAATACGCCGGAATCGGTCGCCGCGTTCTGGAAAGCGCAAAGCCCGCAGATCCAACAGCGTATCGAAGGTTACGTGGCCGGCTACAACCGCTACCTGAAAGAGCAGGGCGCTCCCGCACAGTGCCAGGCGGCCTGGGTGCGACCACTGGTGGCGGCGGATTTGGTCAAATTGACCCGTCGGCTTTTGGTAGAAGGCGGGGTAGGGCAATTCGCCGAAGCCCTGGTCGGCGCGACGCCGCCTCAAGCGAACGCCCGTGTGGAAACCAACGCCAAGGCTTTTGAGCTTGCCGCCGCCAACCAACAGCGCTTCGCCTTTGATCGCGGCAGTAATGCGGTGGCGGTGGGCCGTGATCGCTCGTTCAATGGGCGCGGCATGCTGCTGGCCAATCCGCATTTCCCTTGGGTGGGGGGCATGCGTTTTTATCAGATGCACCTGACCATCCCCGGTCAGTTGGATGTAATGGGCGCTGCGTTGCCGGGCCTGCCGGTGATCAATATCGGCTTTAACACGCATGTGGCGTGGACCCATACGGTGGATACGTCCAAACACTTCACGCTTTATCGCCTGACCCTGGACCCCAAGGATCCCACGCGCTACCTGCTCGACGGCAAATCGGTGCCGTTGGATAAAACCACGGTGACCGTGCAGGTCAAACAAGCGGATGGCAGCCTCAAGGACCAGTCGCGCGCGGTGTACAGCTCGCAATTCGGTCCGGTGGTGCAATGGCCGGGCAAACTCGACTGGGACAGCCAGTACGCCTTCAGCCTGCGTGACGCCAACCTGGGCAACGACCGCGTGCTGCAACAGTGGTACGCGATGAACCGCGCCTCCAGCCTCGAACAGCTGAAAACCTCGGTGCACACCCTGCAAGGCATTCCGTGGGTCAACACCCTGGCCGCCGATGACCAGGGCCAGAGCCTGTATATGAACCAGTCGGTGGTGCCCAACGTCAGCGCGGCCAAACTGGCGCAGTGCAGCGACCCACGCGCCGGCCTGCAGCTGATCATGCTCGACGGCGCCCGCAGTGCCTGTGCCTGGGACATCGACCCGCGCGCCGCCCAGCCCGGCATCGTTGCGGCTGACCAGTTGCCGCAACTGCAACGCATCGACTACGTCCAGCACTCCAACGATTCGGCGTGGCTGGCCAACCCCGAGGCGCCGCTCACCGGGTTCTCCCCGGTGATCAGCCAAGACCACATCGGCCTCGGCCCGCGCGCGCGTTTCGCCCTGCAGCGCCTGCAATCGTTGACAAAACCGATCAGCGTCACCGACCTGCAAAACATGGTGATGGACAACGAGGTGTACCTGGCGGGCCAAGTCCTGCCCGACCTACTGCAGTTCTGCGCCAAACACCTCGGTGCCGACGCCGCCACCCTGCAACCGCTGTGCAGCAGCCTGAAACACTGGGACCAGCACGCCAACCTCGACAGCGGCATTGGCCTGGTGCACTTCATCAACCTGGTGGAGCACCTGCAGCAGATCCCCGACGCCTGGCGTGTCGCCTTCGACCCGGCCCAGCCCCTCACCACCCCACGCGGCCTGGCCATCGACCGTACCGATGTCGCCAAGGCCCTGCGCGAAGCCATGTTGGCCTCCACCGCCGACGTCGCCAAACGCGGCTTGACCGCCAGCAGCACCTGGGGTGAGGTCCAAGTCGCCGGGCAAACCCCGATCCACGGCGGCCCGCAGGAACTCGGCATCTACAACGCCATGCAAACCGTGCCCCGCGCCGACGGCAAGCGCGAAGTGGTCAGCGGCACCAGCTACCTGCAAATCGTCACCTTCGACGACCAAGGCCCGCATGCCCAGGGCGTCCTCGCATTTTCCGAGTCCGCTAACCCGGCTTCCGCGCATTCTAAGGACCAGACCCAAGCGTTCTCCCAGAAAAAACTCAGCCCATTGCCCTTCACCGAAGCCCAAATCAAGGCCGACCCGCAGTACCAACAACTGCGCATCAAGGAGTAG